Proteins from a genomic interval of Ptychodera flava strain L36383 chromosome 7, AS_Pfla_20210202, whole genome shotgun sequence:
- the LOC139137637 gene encoding uncharacterized protein, with product MTSTHWKTEEHINRTALYVMPPKDQVNQFDQPSGQPPTCDQTNGIPQTTYEVNGGPQTVAVDVMNMINYDQRSPQSGRNTSARTDTVSKDQNNTDCNERDDEDNSVPAMGMQETESPTDDGASAAASGLQELNLPA from the exons ACTTCCACTCATTGGAAGACAGAGGAACATATCAACAGAACAGCTTTGTACGTAATGCCCCCGAAGGACCAGGTGAACCAATTTGACCAACCCAGTGGTCAGCCACCAACATGTGACCAGACAAATGGAATTCCTCAAACAACCTATGAGGTCAATGGTGGTCCACAAACGGTAGCTGTGGATGTTATGAATATGATTAATTATGACCAAAGGAG TCCCCAATCAGGGCGCAACACAAGTGCCAGGACAGATACAgtttcaaaagatcaaaacaACACTGATTGTAATGAAAGGGATGATGAAG ATAATTCTGTACCTGCAATGGGAATGCAAGAAACTGAATCTCCTACAG ATGATGGTGCATCTGCAGCTGCATCAGGATTGCAAGAACTGAATCTCCCAGCGTAA